In Deltaproteobacteria bacterium, the sequence AATGCTTCAAAGGATGGCCCCAAACTTCAAGCCCCAGGAAAATCCCTCATCGATTTCAACTGGAAGAATGAAGAGCTGGCAAACCAGGCACTCGAAGGCCGTCTCGACCTTAGGCAAGCCAAGCTGATTGTGGACACCTCCTCCATGGCCATCCGCCAAAACCTCGCGGGTTACTTACCTTCCATCAGTGCTGGAGCCACTGTATCAAAAAGAAACGACGGTGTGGTCGATAGAGATGTTCAGTGGACAGTGGGTCTCAACATGCGCTGGAGCCTCTATTCCGGTGGGTACCGGATGGCAGAAGATGACCGGCTGGAAGCCGAAGTACAAACAGCGCGTCTCTTGGTGAGTAAACTCACCCGCGTGATTTCCCACGAAGTGGAAGTGGCCAAGAAAAGGTTAGAGGCGAGCCTCGCCGAAGTTCAGCAAGCTACGGTTCAAGCCGCCTTGGCCGAGAAAAATGGTCAACAAACCGCAGCGATGTTTGAGCATGGCCTAGCTACCGCACTGGAACGCGTGGACGCCATCGCCAATACCTTCTCGGCGCAGTCCAATCTTGTAGGGCGTAAGCTGGAAGTTCGCTTGGCCGAGCTCGCTTTACTGCAAGCCATGGGACGCTGGCCCGCGGAAGGCGAAGCACCATGATTCACCTCCACAACATCAATAAGTCCTATCACCTCGGTAGCGGCGACAATGCCTCGACCATGCACGTGCTCAAAGATGTCTCCATGAGTGTTGAAACCGGAGAGATGGTCTCCATCATGGGCTCCTCAGGCTCTGGTAAATCAACGCTTCTCAATATCTTGGGTTTATTGGACGCTTTTGATTCAGGTGAATACACGCTGGCCGGCGAAAACATGAGCAACCTCTCGCAAACCCACGCCGCGGGACTTCGTAACCGTCATATCGGATTTGTTTTTCAGTCCTTCAATCTCCTGCCTTTTAAAACGGCGTTGGAAAATGTAGCCCTCCCGCTTTATTACCAAGGCATTCCCCGCAAGAAGCGCCTCCAAATTGCCAAGGACAACCTCGAACAAGTGGGGCTAGGACCTTGGGAAGCGCATCGCCCGACTCAACTTTCCGGCGGGCAACAGCAACGCGTCGCCATTGCCAGAGCTCTGGCGGCCAAACCCAACGTCCTGCTCGCAGATGAGCCCACCGGCGCCTTGGATACCGAAACATCCTACCAAGTGATGGATCTACTCACCGGGCTCAACCGCGACGGCCTGACCATTGTGGTGGTCACTCACGAATCCGATATCGCAGCCATGACCCAGCGCACCGTGCGGCTCAAAGATGGTAAAGTCGTCCCAGACACAGCAACAGCGCCGCGTGAACCTATGCCAACGGCGGCCTCGTGAACTTTGTAGATACCCTTCAGGAAGTGTGGACCACACTTAGCGCTCACCCGTTGCGCACCCTTCTCACCTCATTGAGTGTGGCCTGGGGTATCTTTATGCTCGTCATTCTCTTGGCCGCTGGCGATGGCGTCAGCAAAGGCGTGACTCACAACTTTAAAGACGACGCCGTCAATTCGCTTTGGGTCTACGGAGGCAACACTCAAAAGCCGCACGATGGGCACCCTATCAATCGTAAAATCAAATTGAACAACGATGACTACGATATTATCGCCCGGGACATCGCTGGCGTAGAACGCATCACCTCTCGCTTCTACTTTCGATTTCGATCCATGAAAATCAGCCATGGTAACCGGCGAGGTGCCTTTGATATCCGAGCCACCCACCCCGACCACAAGTTTTTAGAAGAGAGCATCGTCCGCGAGGGGCGTTTTTTAAACGACTTAGATATCCAAGAAGCTCGCAAAGTAGCGGTGATTGGCGCGGACGTGGTTGAACCACTTTTTGGTGATGCAGATCCCATGGGTAAGACCATCATTCTTGCCGGCACTCACTACAAGGTGGTCGGAATCTTCATTGACGAAGGCCGGTCTTCGGAGCAGCGAAAAATATACGTTCCCATCAGCACCGCCCAGCTCTTATCCGGAGCAACGTCAGAGGTTGCGCAAATCATGTTTACCTTGGACGAAAAGCACCAACAAGATACGACGC encodes:
- a CDS encoding ABC transporter ATP-binding protein yields the protein MIHLHNINKSYHLGSGDNASTMHVLKDVSMSVETGEMVSIMGSSGSGKSTLLNILGLLDAFDSGEYTLAGENMSNLSQTHAAGLRNRHIGFVFQSFNLLPFKTALENVALPLYYQGIPRKKRLQIAKDNLEQVGLGPWEAHRPTQLSGGQQQRVAIARALAAKPNVLLADEPTGALDTETSYQVMDLLTGLNRDGLTIVVVTHESDIAAMTQRTVRLKDGKVVPDTATAPREPMPTAAS
- a CDS encoding FtsX-like permease family protein: MLVILLAAGDGVSKGVTHNFKDDAVNSLWVYGGNTQKPHDGHPINRKIKLNNDDYDIIARDIAGVERITSRFYFRFRSMKISHGNRRGAFDIRATHPDHKFLEESIVREGRFLNDLDIQEARKVAVIGADVVEPLFGDADPMGKTIILAGTHYKVVGIFIDEGRSSEQRKIYVPISTAQLLSGATSEVAQIMFTLDEKHQQDTTPTKAALRKSLSAHHNFARDDKSALRIRDNMEGYKRVTSVFSGIRLFVWLVGLGTMAAGILGVGNIMLISVKERTKEIGLRKALGATPRSIILLVVEEAILITGVSGLMGLSAAMGLVHIIREHVPATDYFRDPNVDLGTVLAATLVLVVAGVLSGVAPAYRAAQVSPVVALRDE